A region of the Vigna unguiculata cultivar IT97K-499-35 chromosome 9, ASM411807v1, whole genome shotgun sequence genome:
GCTGGAAAACCTCTGCCTGCAACTCCGAAACAAAAACCAGTCATTGCTAAATCTCTTTCCAGCATCCTTACCCTGGTCCCCATGTAGGGGAATGCTGCTTAAGAAGAATCATGACAAAGCTGGGAAGCGGAAGAATAGTAACAGAAGATGTGGGATTGCAAAGTGTGTTGTTGCTTTTGCGGTCGGAGTAGGCCTTGCCGGTGCTGGCTTGCTTCTCGGTTGGACCATGGGATGGATGTTTCCAACGTTATAAATTGCATCTTGGTTCAGCGCATACTTCTGCTATGCTTTTCTGGAATTAGAGTTCTGTTGTGCCGAAAAGATTCACATGAGTGGATATATAATGTTATCCATGGTTTCCATGCCTACATTTGTGCATGTTCCTCAAACATTTGCGACCATTAGTTGTATATATTCAAGAACATATAGTGTAGAAAGATCCACGTCCACCTATTGGGAAAAGGCTTAGTCGTGGTTGTAGTGCAGAAAGAATACGTTAAGTAGACATGTATAAAGTTTGCTTTAAGTACCAAATGTACTTAGTTACTTGAAATATGTAAACGGTCAAAATAGTTTGTCAGGTCTGTGGGTCATAGATGAATGGCATTCCCATATTAGGTGCTCAATCTGTTTCTCTCTCACTTTGTTTTGTATCTCTTCATCCTTTAGCTTTCAATTCTTCTATAACTCCTTTTATTATTCTTCTGGTTTTTTATTTGTGTCTTCCTCTTTTCTTCCAATCCTATTCTTGTATTTGCAAATGCAGTCCTTAATTCTTTTTCTGTGATTTGAGACTAGTCTTTGACTTCTCTTATCAACTTGATCTTCAAGGAGAGTTACGGTTATACACTGATAAACATTTAGAAAACAATGATCTTCCGGTGATAATAATGTTGTTACCAATGTTGTTAGAGGGGTTTCACTGTACTTTCTGTAACTTACACCATcactaataatattatacaaCACATATGACCTCTACACACCACATATTCTAATGGGGAACGGAAAGATTTGCCGTGTTGCATGAAAGATTCCCTTTGTCCATGTCTGTGAAGATTATTTACTATCttcttatttgaaaattttatttaaagcaATAATTAGTTAGAACAAATTTGTATTGAATAACTAAGATGACAATTACAGTGACCTCGAAATGGATTGTAGATATGAAGAAATGGTTTCATTGTACATGCATATGCAACCTTAGCAGTTGATTATTAGGTAATTAGTCTGAAATTTGAAACTCTCAAAATCTACACCAGTTATTTCTCAACTAGTTTACGATTCAAGGTGTGTTTAATTCAGCGTTAAAGAATTGATTCCAGTTAAATCAATTCTTCAACGCAGAAGTAAGAATTAGTTGTTTCTCATTCAACTgaattttttaccttttaaataattttggaaaCCAAACACATATTGATTGTGcgttagaaaatcaattttaataaattttatatcaatttgacGCAAATTCAAACACACACCGAGTTCAATCCTGCAATTGCAACACAACATAGTGACTGATGCATGATGATGTTTAATGGATGGAGTTGAATGTCCTCATGAGTAGCACCCTTTCCTGTGTTAACTGCAAAATTTGTCATTATCTTTAACAGGTGAATAtgaaaagttttacaaatttgCTTAATCTAcgaattaatttcatttgatagataaacttaatttttttgttttttgttttctagaaATGTCTaagaaaagtttattttaaacaaaaactattACTGGTTGGCAATGGAAGTATTCATTCACAGTTGTAAACTGCATTAATGGACCTAAAAGCTATTGTTGAAATGCAGCTTCTCCTTTCAGTTGAGCTAAATGAAAGTTGCAGAACATCGCTTGGTGTAaacattatttgaaaataacGATAATTCCTAGATGCATTTATTTAGAACGAAAATGGTAGTAGGTTTTAAGTAGTAGTTGGCTGGAACTTCGAATCCGAATTGACACACGTCATCCACTTTAGTTGCAAGAAATAATGCGCATTGACAAGGACATGTTGgcattttttcacttttttcaataatatttaatagcGAAAACAAATGCAAAAGTCCATTAAATTGCATTTAACATACACAAGATTAGTTGTAACAGTGAAAATAATTGACCCGCGAAGTTTCCCATCTGTTAGAGGTTTCTTATGAGCAACAACAGAAACAGAATATACACACTCAACATTACATGTTCCAGATCAACGACTACAAATCCAATTTCCATTCATTTTGTTGCTTACACCACAATTTTGTTTCCATAAGCCATTATGGCTAAAAAGTTGCAGGAACAGTCATAAAGCCCTGAACTTCAACTTGCTacaagaagaaaagataaatggTGCCAACTTTACTTGATTATATAACAACATTCATTGTTCAGAACAACGCTTGAGCTATTACACTATCACACATCATAATTTGAGGTGCTTAGTTACAGAAAGTAAAACAAAGACAAAGGAAAAGTACTGTATAAAAATGTTGATTTAAACGACAAAGAAGTGCAGCCTATCAAACTAGCAAGCAAAATTTGACTTGTTTCAAAGATTCTATGACATATTTGAATAGTTCCCTTGCTTTCTATAGGTTCTACCGTATCAGTACTCGTCCAAGTATGTGTATAGCATGTCATCCTTCTTAGACTTGCGCCTACTTAGTAAGGCCTTCAAGAGACGTTTACTCTTACTGGGGTACTGTTCTACGTCTTTGGCAGGGTCTCTTTCGGCATATAATCGCATTGAAGATGATTTGCGTGGCTCTGAAGGGTACTGGTGAAAGCATAAACAGAAACAGTTAGATAAGCTACTCTGAGGTTATTGGTGATATGCTAAGCAAAGAACCATGATTTATGTGTAACTCACCCTTTGTCTAGCATTGGAAGGATTTGGTGTGGTGGGTCTGCTCGGATTTGGTGTGGTTGGTCTACTTATCTTGGGTGTAGTAGGCCTACTTGACCGAGATCCGGTGCGCAGAAGGGGGAACCGATATGGCGAAACCGATCGCCTCTCTTCAGTGCATGCAACAAGATTGTAAAAATACAGACATGGTGAGATTTATATCTTCATCTTTTATGTGAAAATGGCAAAGAAATAGAAAGATCAAATATGGAAGACGTTAGATGTAATAAAAAGAAACTCAAGAATCAAGAAGATATCTTAGTGTACTATGTGCGTACAACCTAAATCTTTTTTAGGCGTGGATGAAGAAGTGAATGAAAAAGCTCCAGATCTCTGAGGTTGTAAAGAAGGTGATGGAGAACGCCCTCTTCTGCATCAAAATAAAGAATTGCCTCAGGATCTTATTGTGACAATGAGCAACTCAATCCTATAATAAGATGTGGAATTTGTAGTTACCTTGCTGTAGATGGCGGTGTTTCTCTAATTGTTGCTCGAACAGCTTTGGGATACAAAATCAATAAGAGGAATATGAGCTTATATCTAATGTTAATCCTTAGATAAGGGGAATTAAAATATTAGGATACAAAGAGATACCATTCCTAAAGTGAGGCCAGTCATCTTCATCATCTAGGTTGTAACCCTCATATTTTGACTTTGTGTAGTTGGCACCATGCATGGTCTCCCCAACTGAACTTTTGAATTTAAGGAATGTGAATATGTGATCATTCAACATCATAAACATACTATGTGTTCCGATCCCAAGTCAGTCGAGTGACATCATCAGGGGTGAAACTCCACCTTCCAAAGCCGACAATATCTTGAATGCGGTGATTGACCCTAACGATGCTATCTCATCGGACTTGGGAACAAAACACTTTGTAatggtaaaagaaacaaaatataatagaaatggAAAAAGGAAACAGCACCataagaagaaagagaagatgAAAATGCAAGGTACTTGCCTGGCAGGATATAACGCTTGTGATATTTTGGAGTACTAATCACCAATGACTGTTGGGTACGCCCCTCATGATCCATATACTCTTGGCAAGTCTTTATTCTCTGTTGTACCACATTAAGCAAACACATTATTATTCAAGCTTCAATAATATTAAGGATTAATTGCACATTTAgtcctttaatatttttaaaattaaccaaTCTAGTTCCACtgttataataatagtaacgtttaaataataaattttgacatggctatttaaaaaaataggctaacattttcttttaagaCTCAGTGAATTTAAGCCTAATATCAACAAAGGACAATGTTCAAAGTCACAGCTGCAGATGAAAAACTCTGCTTAGAATTGAATGGGGCTTGGTATTTTCAAAGCATGCCTTAATCAaaaatttgagaataaaatatagataattcTTAGACAGGTATAGATCCACTGTGGTCATCAATATCAGCCACCGACCACCTATCACGTTCTTGCCAGATACAGTTTTCTATAGGTAAATTCACCAACTACCATTATCTAAtgtaattaaatcattttactGTCCAATTTTTTATTGTACTGGCTATTGCAAGAGAACAAAAATgaactttatcaagattgaattTGAGACATACCGAGGGACAGGACAAGTAAAACAACATGTACAAGAAGCTGAGTGATAGCATAACTTGTTTTATGAGGTGCTTTGTAGTTAATGCACAACACAAGCAGCTTTGATGGAGGAGAGGGTAGTGCTGGGTAGAGTTCAATTATTAGGCTCAGCGGTTGTTATTTGTTGGTATAAGAGAGGTTTAAAAAAGTAGTAGATATTTTTTGCTTTTTGGTGCTGTTTTGCTTGAAAAGTTATCAACTGATTTATTGAGAATTTTGCCCTATGCTACTTCTATTATGGTTCCCTTGACCACTTTTTAAATCAAACGTGGAACAAGTATTTGTTGGAATGTCTTCTTTctgttttaacaaatttaacacATCATCAAGTTCATTACAAAATTACTATTTATAGTACCGAACAAAACCTTTCTGAGTTTCTTTAAGACCTGAAACTGCTCTCAGATTGTATAAATTCCACTTTCAATTCTTTTTTGGATAATTGAATTGAAGTTTTCAATTAGCATATATGCAGATAACTTTTAGTAGAAGTTTCTCTGATGAATACAACATACAGCACCAAGCAATAAAGACATTTAGATAACTAGATATTTATCAACGTCCTGGAGGTTATCAGTGAAATAAGAAGAGTTATGCATGCAATAAAGATCAGTTTTTCATCTCAAGAAAAGTGTGACTAACAAGTCACGTTGCTCATTCAATATGACAGTGCTATCAGTTTTTAATCCTAGAAATTATATAAGAATTGCTTTAGTGCACTTTCTCCATCTGAAGCGAAATGGAGATCATTAGGTATACCTGTTCAATACAAGATACTCTTAGTTCTGCAACAGAAACTTCAACGACCTTCTCATCCAACAGATCATTTACTTTGTAGGTCACAGAACCTAAATGGTCCACTGTATTTACTAGAGCTTTGATGGCATAATCCTTCAATGTTTCTACCACTCTACCAACATAGAACAGAAAAAGAAATCAACAATAAAGAGATGATACTAAGGATATGGCAGCATCATCATAAATATGGACCAGCTCTAGCAAAGCAACTCACATTTGCTTTTGGTCATCGTTGGTATAAGAGAGTTCAAAATATTCAGCAGCTGAATATAATTGTGCTCTCAGATTCTTCAAATCCTAGGAACAGAGATgcaacaataaaaacaaatagtAAAACACTTTATCGCACTTAATTGAGAAGTATATTCTAAATTAAAGCCACAGATGCATTAGACAATGATCTTAAGTATTAAGATTGAAAACAAGGCCTCTTGAATCCAAAAGCTCTaacaaaaaatgaaaccaaTATCCCCAACTAAACAGCaagtacaaaattataaaagtacCTTCAAACTATCATCGAAGAGCAAGCTCTGCTGCATAAAAACCTCATCATAATTGGAAGCTTCTTGAGATACAGGTTGGGTTGCAGAAGTTGTGATCTTCCCCATAAATGAAAGTAAAGGAAGAAGGACCACCTAGTCCATAAAGGaaagattaaaaaacaaaaaacgatAACAACTTCAAAGTCAAGTTGTGAGAGTGAAGAGGATAAAAAAGAAAGGTGTTGCCAAAGGAAAACAGAAACAGATCAAACCAAAATCAGAAACACCTTTTAGACCAAGACAGTGAAAGGTAAAAGCTCTTGATAAAATAGACAATAGCAACAACGGAAGCtgagaagaaagataaagaagaagacAACCTCTTCTGTAACAACTAATAAGATACCAAAAGCTGATTATCCTACAAAGCATATAGTTGTCTGAACTAGAATATACATATTAAACACAATTCTCTGAGACAATTTTGAAACAACAGAAGcgaaaattttaaactaaaaggCAAAATTCCACAATTTTTGCCGAATCTTCTGCAACACTCACATTGTATTAAAATCTAAACAAATAAACCCTCAAAAGCAAACCCGACCCAATCCTTAAAAACATCGAAAGTTGCAAAATTCCCGACAAACAAGTCCAACATAACAAGGAAGCAAACATGGGTAAGTGAAGGTGGTTACTTTTCCAAGCTCAAACAATTAACCCTTCTCCAAACAGCTCCCAAAAACCAATTGCAAGAAACCAAGCTGCTGACTTTAAGCAGTTAAGAAAACAAACCAGACAGCGGGAATGCAGAAACCAACCTAGCAACCCTTTTGAAGGAGTTTCTTGCTGCAGTCACAGTGGTGAAGAGGAACATGGAAAGCGAAAGTTTGAAAACCCAGTTGCCATTGGAAACCAAATGTCAAATAAAAGACACTGCGATGACCCTTCACTACAGCACTCACACTAAAACGGTTAGGTGTTGGGATTTTGACTGCAAAAAAGGAAAGGGACAGGTCAAGTTTTGCAACACATACAGTTGGAGAGTAGAGAAGAGAGGGAGAGGAGAGCACGTCGGAACATTGGCCGAGGAATccacataatttttaattatatgtcattccctgatatttaaaaaaatcaattttttttgaaaaaaaatgaaagggaaaaagaaaaaatgagtcCTTGCTGCTTTGGGAAGCAGAAACTGACCAAGACAACCCCACTTCGCATCATTGTCATTCGATGGCCccagtttgtttttttttaaatttccttttgtttttctctttaattttgGAAGGGCGTGTTTGGTTTTTCATAAAGGAGTAACAAGTAAACACAAGGTTTTACTTTTATCTTTGCGGGTTTTCTGACTTGTATTCGTCCAAAGTGGATGACGTGAGTGACAGGAATAATGCAAAATTTAACACATACCATCATTCCACACGCAACAAGCCGATAACTAGTGTTAACTATTGTTTGTTACAAAGCACTCTAAAAAGaaccacttttttattttaattaagacaTGTTTCACATTTTAAATATCACTTTTAATCCTAGGAatgactttttcttttatcatttccaTTGGGTGATGTATTTGACAATTTGACAATTTCATGGATGACTAACtatattaaaaatctaaatcatcacaaaattgaagaaatagATTAATTAGTGTAAATTTCtaacttttaaaatgatattatgaaAAGAAGAATGTGagagatttattaaaaaaaccaaaaaatgaaTTGGTGTATTTATTTATGCGTTACGAAGGGTCCCTCCTTCACTGCTCCACCGCCACACTCTTCATTCCCACGCAAGTGTTACTCTTCTGTCCTGCATCCTATGCTATGCTATGATGCACCTCCTCTGttccctattttttttcttttggtatgTGTCGTACGCATACATACATaatgcaaaaatattaaatactattttgaatAATAGGATAAACTTTccatatcaaatcaattttgtctttatataataaatatcagttttattttttaaaatatttttacctttatattgttaattttttcttaatttgaattaaaaacaataataataatacttcaaaataaatagggaaaataatatcataattaccTTTATCAAACACTTTTATGGtagtcaaaataatttataagttgGTAGTTATTTAGTTGGtcttaaaattattcataagGCGACACGATATCATGTGTACAAATTATGTAACATTTCTTTCTTAAGTTATTACTTAAGCAAGACTCTAACAATATGGTCCAAAATAGAATAACACTATATTgcaatatcaaaataataaacaaaatgaaaaacttaATGCAGTAATCATGTAGTGGAGTAGATCTAATTTTGTTAGATCATATTCTCTTAATTTTAACACAAGAACatctataatttaataaaattttatttaaattctaatttcataaggtttgaaaaatatttgtctttttCGTGACTTGACTCGTAAATTTTATGTTAAGCCTGCACATTATAATAGGGTGtgttataaaacttaaattttaaagtcATGGATTGATTCTTGTATTAAAAATACCCTAAAACAATAAAATGGATATACTAGAAAacccaatttaatatttaaacctTAAGATAAAGTATTAGAAaattataggttaaaatatttcgTTGGTCTTCGttttaaatcttaatttgatcttatatttttattagtctcaattaggtctacatttttataaatgagtaacaattaagttttttttttcattaataggAAACTAACGTCATTAAGTAGAtatcacgtgtcagttcctcgttttttttttcattttttttttaaatatttatgatacgTGTCACATTATACGTGACacatgtcaatctaatatggtgacacacGTCAAGTTATTACATGAATATCGttctcatatttgttaatttgatttgattttggtcccaaatttttttaaaaattttcaatttcatgaatttcaaatttaaaccaaatttaacttttatataatattaaattttatataatattatgattatttttattaaatattttaataatattaagtttat
Encoded here:
- the LOC114196182 gene encoding protein ABIL2-like, whose amino-acid sequence is MGKITTSATQPVSQEASNYDEVFMQQSLLFDDSLKDLKNLRAQLYSAAEYFELSYTNDDQKQIVVETLKDYAIKALVNTVDHLGSVTYKVNDLLDEKVVEVSVAELRVSCIEQRIKTCQEYMDHEGRTQQSLVISTPKYHKRYILPVGETMHGANYTKSKYEGYNLDDEDDWPHFRNAVRATIRETPPSTARRGRSPSPSLQPQRSGAFSFTSSSTPKKDLERRSVSPYRFPLLRTGSRSSRPTTPKISRPTTPNPSRPTTPNPSNARQRYPSEPRKSSSMRLYAERDPAKDVEQYPSKSKRLLKALLSRRKSKKDDMLYTYLDEY